A stretch of the Borreliella spielmanii genome encodes the following:
- a CDS encoding DnaJ domain-containing protein — protein MTKDYYNVLGIQKNASNEEIKKAYKKLAIKYHPDKNKGNKIAEEKFKEINEAYEILSSPDKKRNYDTLGSTNFNSNNDHFEREFSSSRFSNFEDLDFFSKIFSGSSRRTTDKEITVNISLYDAYMGSKKILLINNKKIEIIIPKGTLETTKIKINNKGPINPISGIRESLIVKFTISNYKKFKLNGKTLETTIEVYPWEMALGCEKLFETIEGKKIKLKIPSDAKNGEILNLKGLGMPIIGSSSKRDLKVTLIVKIPKIINNEVKIIYERLKEIYS, from the coding sequence ATGACCAAAGATTATTATAATGTACTAGGAATACAAAAAAATGCTAGTAATGAAGAAATTAAAAAAGCTTATAAAAAATTGGCAATAAAATATCACCCGGACAAAAACAAAGGAAACAAAATAGCTGAAGAAAAGTTTAAAGAAATAAATGAGGCTTATGAAATTTTATCTTCTCCTGATAAAAAAAGAAATTACGACACTTTAGGTAGCACCAATTTTAACAGCAATAACGACCATTTTGAAAGAGAATTTAGCAGCTCGAGATTTAGCAATTTTGAAGATTTAGATTTTTTTTCTAAAATCTTTAGTGGATCTTCAAGAAGAACAACAGACAAAGAAATAACTGTAAATATTTCACTTTATGATGCTTATATGGGAAGTAAAAAAATACTACTTATAAACAATAAAAAAATCGAAATAATAATCCCAAAAGGAACATTAGAAACAACTAAAATAAAAATAAACAACAAAGGACCTATTAACCCAATTTCCGGAATAAGGGAAAGCTTAATAGTTAAATTTACTATATCAAACTATAAAAAATTTAAACTAAATGGAAAAACCTTAGAAACAACAATAGAAGTTTATCCATGGGAAATGGCTTTGGGTTGCGAAAAATTATTTGAAACAATTGAGGGGAAAAAAATAAAACTTAAAATTCCTTCGGACGCAAAAAATGGAGAAATTCTAAACTTAAAAGGACTAGGAATGCCTATAATTGGAAGCAGCTCAAAAAGAGACCTTAAAGTCACTTTGATAGTAAAAATTCCCAAAATAATAAATAACGAAGTAAAAATTATTTACGAAAGATTAAAAGAGATATACAGTTAA
- the secF gene encoding protein translocase subunit SecF, translating into MQRVINFLKYGSNVLIVSVILTLIGLIYTFFYHGGYNWGIDFSPRVNINLSIEKSDIKENEIKKIFSPIYKALEVNSIFSSNKNKSEFSIMVKSDIIDYAFKTEVQKTIIDELKKAFNVNIEVLDSYFIDSSFSYTLRSKSIFLVLGTFGLILIYITLRFKLSYALASILSTFHDIFFIAAFLGAFRIEINSYIIVAILTIIGYSLNDTIIIFDRIRDNVKRLTDNTFLNVLNISISQTLSRTVLTSVTTFVAVFSIYVFTEGPIKDFSLVFMVGVIVGTYSSVFIASPILLNLYKKIK; encoded by the coding sequence ATGCAAAGAGTAATTAATTTTTTAAAATATGGAAGCAATGTTTTAATTGTTAGTGTTATTTTGACTTTGATTGGGCTTATTTATACTTTTTTTTATCATGGTGGATACAATTGGGGAATAGATTTTTCTCCTAGAGTTAATATTAATCTTTCAATAGAAAAATCAGATATTAAAGAAAATGAAATTAAAAAAATATTCTCCCCGATTTATAAGGCCTTAGAGGTTAATAGCATTTTTTCGTCTAATAAGAATAAAAGTGAATTTTCCATTATGGTAAAGTCAGATATCATTGATTATGCTTTTAAAACAGAAGTGCAAAAAACAATAATTGATGAACTTAAAAAAGCATTTAATGTTAATATTGAAGTTTTGGATTCTTATTTTATTGATTCAAGTTTTTCTTATACTTTAAGAAGTAAGTCAATATTTTTAGTATTAGGAACATTTGGTCTGATTTTGATTTATATAACTTTAAGATTTAAGCTAAGTTATGCTCTTGCTTCTATACTTTCAACATTTCATGATATATTTTTTATAGCTGCTTTTTTAGGAGCATTTAGAATAGAGATTAATAGCTATATTATTGTGGCAATATTAACGATTATCGGGTATTCTTTAAATGACACAATAATTATTTTTGATAGGATTAGAGATAATGTTAAGCGATTAACCGACAATACATTTTTAAATGTGTTAAATATAAGTATTAGTCAAACTTTATCAAGGACTGTTTTAACATCAGTTACAACATTTGTTGCAGTATTTTCTATTTATGTGTTTACTGAAGGGCCTATAAAAGATTTTTCTTTAGTATTTATGGTAGGGGTAATTGTTGGAACTTATTCTTCTGTGTTCATAGCGTCTCCAATACTTTTAAATCTGTATAAAAAGATAAAGTAG
- the secD gene encoding protein translocase subunit SecD, whose protein sequence is MKKGSKLILILLVTFFACLLIFPTLKWYFFMSIEDKKISSYSQEALRDYSKKKALDDLVKLKELYHKDPNSSIPASMSYLIPIAKNNYKSSMKIPPNFFTAKSLREGFLTDSDMGEVSLEIYRHYENIKKSKSRIIHLGLDLSGGMSVTISLDYSSVEKKLGRSLSFAEKEDAIYRIMQILKDRVDRFGLTEPKIAREAGGNKIFLDIPGEKDESRVSTLLSGKGNLTFYVVDDESTSILQKKILEAGSLFSIAEIQANMNLPDSKQIFPWYVKDPYGVDDESSVRYYVVDVSPENSFDGAHIKDAGVSNDPRTGRDIVAFNLDVDGSEKFFKFTQKNVGKSLAVVMEGKIKSVAGIGYAITGGNVSIQGDSFDKKEALDLALVFKTAAFPVEIKIDDLRIIGPTLGAKTIDLGIKASVLALCLVFLFMCVYYGLSGFVAGFSLVIYNVFLILAILSAFNFTLTLTSIAGLILTMGMAVDINIVIYERIKEEIREGRKFEKAFEDGFKKAFLSIMDANITTFIAVLFLTLLGTGVIQGFAWSLSVGIVASLFSSLIFSRFILEFIISVRKSKFISISWSSKYAKSN, encoded by the coding sequence ATGAAAAAAGGATCTAAGCTTATATTAATATTGCTGGTGACGTTTTTTGCGTGTCTTTTAATATTTCCGACTTTAAAGTGGTATTTTTTTATGAGCATTGAGGATAAAAAAATAAGCTCATATTCGCAAGAGGCTTTAAGGGATTATTCAAAGAAAAAAGCTTTGGATGATCTTGTTAAACTTAAGGAATTGTATCATAAAGATCCCAATAGCAGTATTCCGGCTAGTATGTCTTATTTGATTCCAATAGCAAAAAATAATTATAAGTCTTCAATGAAAATCCCCCCTAATTTTTTTACTGCTAAATCTTTGCGTGAAGGATTTTTGACTGATTCGGATATGGGGGAAGTAAGTTTAGAGATTTATAGGCATTATGAAAACATAAAGAAGAGTAAAAGCAGAATAATACATCTTGGACTTGATTTGTCTGGAGGGATGAGTGTTACTATTTCTCTTGATTATTCAAGTGTTGAAAAAAAATTAGGGCGTTCTTTAAGCTTTGCTGAGAAAGAAGATGCTATTTATCGTATAATGCAAATTCTTAAGGATAGGGTAGATAGGTTCGGACTTACAGAGCCTAAAATTGCAAGAGAAGCTGGGGGAAATAAAATTTTCTTAGATATTCCTGGAGAAAAAGATGAGAGCAGGGTAAGTACTCTTTTGAGTGGGAAAGGCAATTTGACTTTTTATGTGGTTGATGACGAGTCAACATCTATTTTGCAAAAAAAAATTTTAGAAGCGGGTTCTCTTTTTTCTATTGCTGAAATTCAGGCAAATATGAATCTCCCGGATAGTAAACAAATTTTTCCTTGGTATGTTAAAGATCCGTATGGGGTGGATGATGAGTCATCAGTTCGTTATTATGTAGTTGATGTAAGTCCTGAGAATTCATTTGATGGTGCGCATATTAAAGATGCTGGGGTTTCTAATGATCCTAGAACAGGTCGAGATATTGTTGCTTTTAACCTTGATGTTGATGGGAGTGAAAAATTTTTTAAATTTACTCAAAAAAATGTTGGAAAGTCTTTGGCCGTTGTTATGGAAGGAAAAATTAAGTCTGTGGCGGGAATTGGATATGCTATTACTGGTGGCAATGTTTCAATTCAAGGCGATTCTTTTGATAAAAAAGAGGCTTTAGATCTTGCGTTAGTGTTTAAAACCGCAGCTTTTCCAGTTGAGATTAAAATAGATGATTTGAGAATAATAGGACCTACTCTTGGTGCTAAGACTATTGATCTTGGTATTAAGGCTTCTGTGCTTGCTCTTTGTTTGGTTTTTTTGTTTATGTGTGTTTATTATGGATTGAGTGGCTTTGTAGCTGGGTTTTCACTTGTTATTTATAATGTATTTTTAATTTTAGCAATATTGTCGGCCTTTAATTTTACGTTAACTTTAACAAGTATTGCAGGTCTTATTTTGACAATGGGCATGGCTGTGGACATAAATATAGTCATTTATGAGAGAATTAAAGAAGAAATTAGAGAAGGCAGAAAATTTGAAAAAGCTTTTGAAGATGGTTTTAAAAAAGCCTTTTTATCTATTATGGATGCAAATATAACAACATTTATTGCGGTTCTTTTTTTAACTCTTCTTGGAACTGGAGTTATTCAAGGTTTTGCATGGTCTCTTTCTGTTGGAATTGTGGCATCCCTTTTTAGTAGTTTGATTTTTTCAAGATTTATTTTGGAATTTATCATATCTGTTAGAAAAAGCAAATTTATAAGTATATCTTGGAGTTCAAAATATGCAAAGAGTAATTAA
- the yajC gene encoding preprotein translocase subunit YajC, translating into MFLLQEFSGNSSFLRSFLVFVPVIAIFWFLVISPQRKEEKNKKEMIKNLKKGDKVLTIGGIFGVVKKLGDTDVILELSPNIEAVFIKNSIDKVLSEKNEVKKVL; encoded by the coding sequence GTGTTTTTATTGCAAGAATTTAGCGGCAATAGTAGCTTTTTACGAAGTTTTTTAGTTTTTGTGCCTGTTATTGCTATATTTTGGTTTTTAGTGATATCTCCTCAGCGCAAGGAAGAAAAGAATAAAAAAGAAATGATAAAAAATCTAAAAAAAGGTGATAAGGTGTTAACAATAGGTGGAATTTTTGGAGTTGTAAAAAAACTAGGTGATACGGATGTTATTTTGGAATTAAGTCCAAATATTGAAGCAGTATTTATAAAAAACTCTATTGATAAAGTTTTGTCCGAAAAAAATGAAGTTAAAAAGGTATTATAA
- the groL gene encoding chaperonin GroEL (60 kDa chaperone family; promotes refolding of misfolded polypeptides especially under stressful conditions; forms two stacked rings of heptamers to form a barrel-shaped 14mer; ends can be capped by GroES; misfolded proteins enter the barrel where they are refolded when GroES binds): MAKDIYFNEDARKSLLSGVEKLSNAVKVTLGPKGRNVLIDKKFGSPTVTKDGVSVAREIELENPFENMGAQLLKEVAIKTNDVAGDGTTTATVLAYAIAREGLKNVSSGINPIGIKKGIDHAVNLAAEKIRQSAKKITTKEEIAQVASISANNDSYIGEKIAEAMDKVGKDGVITVEESKTFDTTISYVEGMQFDRGYLSPYFSTNKENMSVSFDDAFILIYEKKISSIKELLPVLEKVLGTNKPLLIIAEDIEGDALAALVLNSVRGALKVCAIKSPGFGDRRKAMLEDIAVLTGGVLISEELGLTLETVEIEQLGQAKTIKVDKDNTTIINTGNKEQIKERSELIKKQIEDSTSEYDKEKLQERLAKLVGGVAVINVGAVTEVELKEKKHRVEDALSATRAAVEEGVVPGGGSTLIEVAMYLDTIDTSKLSYEEKQGFEIVKRSLEEPMRQIISNAGFEGSIYIHQIKTEKKGLGFDASSFKWVNMIESGIIDPAKVTRSALQNAASIAGLLLTTECAITDIKEEKSTSGGGGYPMDPGMGMM, translated from the coding sequence ATGGCTAAAGACATATATTTTAATGAGGATGCTAGAAAAAGCTTACTTAGTGGCGTTGAAAAATTATCCAATGCTGTAAAAGTAACTCTTGGGCCAAAAGGGAGAAATGTTCTTATTGATAAAAAGTTCGGTTCTCCAACAGTTACAAAGGATGGAGTTAGTGTTGCTCGTGAGATTGAGCTTGAAAATCCGTTTGAAAACATGGGAGCGCAGCTTTTAAAGGAAGTTGCTATTAAAACAAATGATGTTGCTGGTGATGGAACAACAACCGCTACTGTTCTTGCTTATGCTATTGCAAGAGAAGGTCTTAAGAATGTTTCTTCAGGAATTAATCCTATTGGAATAAAAAAGGGAATAGATCATGCTGTAAATTTAGCTGCTGAGAAAATTCGTCAGTCTGCAAAAAAGATTACAACAAAAGAAGAGATTGCGCAAGTAGCTTCAATTTCTGCTAATAATGACAGTTATATAGGTGAAAAAATTGCTGAGGCAATGGATAAAGTTGGAAAAGATGGTGTTATAACAGTTGAAGAGTCAAAAACTTTTGATACTACTATTTCTTATGTTGAGGGTATGCAATTTGACAGAGGATACCTTTCTCCTTATTTTTCCACCAATAAAGAGAATATGAGCGTTAGTTTTGATGATGCTTTTATATTAATATATGAGAAGAAGATTAGCTCTATTAAAGAGCTTTTACCAGTTCTTGAGAAAGTTTTAGGAACAAATAAACCTTTATTAATTATTGCTGAGGACATCGAAGGAGATGCTCTTGCTGCTCTTGTTTTAAACAGCGTTAGAGGAGCTTTAAAGGTTTGTGCAATTAAATCGCCTGGTTTTGGTGATAGACGAAAAGCAATGCTTGAGGATATTGCAGTGCTTACTGGCGGTGTTTTAATCAGTGAGGAGCTAGGTCTTACACTTGAGACAGTTGAGATTGAGCAACTTGGACAGGCTAAAACTATTAAGGTTGATAAAGACAATACCACTATTATTAATACTGGCAATAAAGAACAAATAAAAGAGCGTTCAGAGCTTATTAAAAAACAAATTGAAGATTCAACATCTGAATATGATAAAGAAAAGCTTCAAGAGCGTCTTGCAAAGCTTGTTGGCGGAGTTGCTGTTATTAATGTTGGAGCTGTTACTGAAGTAGAGCTTAAGGAGAAAAAACATAGAGTTGAAGATGCTCTTTCTGCAACTCGTGCTGCTGTTGAAGAGGGTGTTGTGCCTGGTGGGGGATCAACTCTTATTGAAGTTGCTATGTATTTAGATACAATAGATACAAGCAAATTAAGCTATGAGGAAAAGCAAGGTTTTGAGATTGTAAAAAGAAGTCTTGAAGAGCCAATGAGACAGATTATTTCAAATGCTGGTTTTGAAGGATCTATTTATATTCATCAAATCAAAACTGAGAAAAAAGGTCTTGGGTTTGATGCTTCTAGCTTTAAGTGGGTAAATATGATTGAGAGCGGAATAATTGATCCTGCCAAGGTTACAAGAAGTGCGCTTCAAAATGCTGCTTCGATTGCTGGACTTTTATTAACAACAGAATGTGCAATCACCGATATTAAAGAAGAGAAAAGTACTTCTGGTGGGGGTGGTTATCCTATGGACCCAGGAATGGGGATGATGTAA
- the bosR gene encoding oxidative stress transcriptional regulator BosR, whose protein sequence is MNDNIIDVHSTLEKVGITNDPVLLKNLTSELGMKASHSRNRIILYIASNPKEYFTAKEVYNKLVKEIPSLSKATVYNTLNILKERNILKDIKTTDQKETKFYLSLASTIAHFKCNKCNQVHPIQLDDIKDILKDKLGENWETKSIEIIYSGHCNNCYKKEAHNNNDILNSKGITV, encoded by the coding sequence ATGAACGATAACATAATAGACGTCCACTCTACATTAGAAAAAGTCGGCATTACAAATGATCCTGTATTATTAAAAAATTTAACATCAGAATTGGGAATGAAAGCATCTCATTCGAGAAACAGAATCATTCTCTACATAGCATCAAACCCGAAAGAATACTTTACAGCTAAAGAAGTTTATAACAAACTTGTAAAAGAAATTCCAAGCTTATCAAAAGCAACAGTGTATAACACATTAAACATTTTAAAAGAAAGAAACATTCTAAAAGATATAAAAACTACTGATCAAAAAGAAACAAAATTTTACCTAAGCTTGGCTTCCACAATAGCTCACTTTAAATGCAATAAATGCAATCAAGTCCATCCTATTCAACTTGACGATATTAAAGATATTCTGAAAGACAAACTTGGAGAAAACTGGGAAACAAAATCTATCGAAATAATTTACTCAGGACATTGCAATAATTGCTATAAAAAAGAAGCTCATAACAACAACGATATCCTAAATAGCAAGGGAATCACCGTATGA
- a CDS encoding alpha/beta hydrolase, giving the protein MNIKNIIFIIIFLLLLILVSPRIKFKNEFSKKAIPKNIKEIDNYLLKEELQFSLEKNTKKEIIWYKDTKKTKYSVVYIHGFGASKNEIYPVPNNIAKALNANLFFTRLKGHGINNKNAFQGITTQDWLKDIDEAIEIGKLIGDKLILIGTSNGGAASIWALANYPDEINSSVLISPNIFPYDKRTNIVYYPWGRQIAYLITGGYNKFETKEDKRKEHLTVKSHSSRIQHVDAIIAMMGLVKLLNSYNFNEIKTPLIITHTPNDHTVDPIKINGFIKNYGGKKKDIPIILLENSHAHVPIGNQSYKSAQNTSYFTKYAVDFIIKANK; this is encoded by the coding sequence ATGAATATAAAAAATATCATTTTTATAATTATATTCTTATTACTCTTAATACTAGTTAGCCCAAGGATAAAATTTAAAAATGAATTTTCGAAAAAAGCAATTCCCAAAAACATTAAAGAAATTGATAATTACCTATTAAAAGAAGAATTACAATTTAGTTTAGAAAAAAATACAAAAAAAGAAATAATTTGGTACAAAGATACCAAAAAAACAAAATATTCTGTAGTCTATATCCATGGATTTGGAGCATCAAAAAATGAAATTTATCCGGTTCCAAATAATATTGCAAAAGCTCTTAATGCCAATCTTTTTTTTACAAGATTAAAAGGACACGGAATTAACAATAAAAATGCATTCCAGGGAATAACTACTCAAGATTGGTTGAAAGACATCGATGAGGCTATTGAAATTGGCAAACTGATAGGTGATAAATTAATATTAATTGGCACCTCTAATGGAGGTGCTGCCAGCATATGGGCCTTAGCAAACTATCCAGATGAAATAAACTCATCGGTATTAATTTCTCCTAACATATTCCCTTATGACAAGAGAACAAACATCGTTTATTATCCTTGGGGACGACAAATTGCATATCTTATAACAGGTGGTTACAATAAATTCGAAACAAAAGAAGATAAACGAAAAGAACACTTAACTGTAAAAAGCCACTCTTCAAGAATACAACATGTAGACGCAATTATTGCAATGATGGGCCTTGTAAAATTATTAAATTCGTACAATTTCAATGAAATCAAAACACCTTTGATAATAACCCACACACCTAATGATCATACAGTAGACCCAATAAAAATAAATGGATTCATAAAAAATTATGGAGGTAAAAAAAAAGATATTCCTATTATACTTCTTGAAAATTCACACGCACACGTACCTATTGGGAACCAAAGCTACAAAAGCGCCCAAAACACATCATACTTCACAAAATATGCAGTTGATTTTATAATCAAAGCAAATAAGTAA
- a CDS encoding maltose/glucose-specific PTS transporter subunit IIC, producing MVKGFEQAQKFGRSFMLPIAILPAAGLLLGIGGSLSNPETIKTYSFLDIFFLQSVFKIMSASGSIIFSNLAPIFSIGVAVGLAKSDRGTAGIAAFIGYLVMNATIGVLIDMSGKAESFSSGAVGLILGIRTLETGVFGGVVVGILTYYLHSRFNKVDLPKVLGFFSGSRFVPIIVSFSSIFLAVIMFIFWPFVQNGINKVGGLVDSTGYIGTLIYGIFLRMLGPFGLHHIFYLPFWTTGLGGSVIIDGKLIEGTQNIFFAELASQGTNRFFVGTSRFMSGRFITMMFGLPGAALALYYTAKRDERTKVFGLLMSSALTSFLTGITEPLEFSFLFVAPILYVVHATFDGFAFMLSHIFQITIGQTFSGGFIDFILFGILQGNSRTNWILVPVVGIVWFFLYYFTFVFLINRFDFKTPGRTQDLNSGDSSNSKSSEFEENHAAKVIIGLGGASNIVELDCCATRLRITVKDALKVSEKILKKTGSKGIIIKGNGVQVVYGPGVSVLKNEIEELLDD from the coding sequence ATGGTAAAAGGTTTTGAACAAGCTCAAAAATTTGGTCGTTCTTTCATGCTTCCCATTGCTATTTTGCCAGCAGCAGGGTTGCTTTTAGGAATTGGAGGTTCTCTTTCTAATCCAGAAACTATTAAGACATATTCTTTTTTGGATATATTTTTCTTACAATCAGTTTTCAAGATAATGAGTGCATCAGGTTCTATTATTTTTTCAAATTTAGCGCCAATATTTTCTATTGGGGTTGCTGTTGGACTTGCCAAGTCAGATAGAGGTACAGCTGGAATTGCGGCATTTATTGGCTATCTTGTAATGAATGCTACTATTGGGGTTTTAATTGATATGTCAGGCAAGGCAGAGTCTTTCTCTAGCGGTGCTGTGGGTTTGATTCTTGGAATTAGAACGTTAGAAACCGGAGTTTTTGGCGGGGTTGTAGTTGGTATTTTGACCTATTATCTTCATTCTAGGTTTAACAAGGTAGATTTACCCAAGGTTCTTGGATTTTTTTCGGGATCTAGATTTGTGCCGATTATTGTTTCTTTTTCTAGTATTTTTCTTGCTGTAATTATGTTTATTTTTTGGCCATTTGTACAAAATGGAATTAATAAAGTAGGAGGCCTAGTAGATTCAACCGGTTATATTGGAACGCTTATTTATGGAATTTTTTTAAGGATGCTTGGACCTTTTGGTCTTCATCATATATTTTATTTGCCATTTTGGACAACAGGCCTTGGAGGATCTGTTATTATTGATGGAAAATTGATTGAAGGAACGCAGAATATCTTTTTTGCAGAACTTGCTTCTCAAGGTACAAATAGATTCTTTGTTGGAACTAGTCGTTTTATGAGTGGGCGATTTATTACTATGATGTTTGGTTTGCCTGGAGCCGCACTTGCGCTTTATTACACTGCAAAACGTGACGAGAGAACAAAAGTTTTTGGTCTTTTAATGTCTTCAGCCCTAACATCATTTTTAACAGGTATAACAGAGCCCCTTGAATTTTCTTTTCTTTTTGTAGCTCCTATTCTTTATGTTGTTCATGCCACATTTGATGGATTTGCTTTTATGTTGTCGCATATTTTTCAAATTACAATAGGTCAAACGTTTTCTGGAGGGTTTATTGATTTTATTCTGTTTGGTATTTTGCAAGGAAATTCAAGAACTAATTGGATTTTGGTGCCAGTTGTAGGTATTGTTTGGTTTTTCCTTTATTACTTTACTTTTGTGTTTTTAATAAATAGGTTTGATTTTAAAACTCCTGGTAGAACGCAAGATTTAAATTCTGGAGATTCTTCAAATTCTAAGAGTAGTGAATTTGAAGAAAATCATGCTGCTAAGGTTATTATTGGGCTTGGCGGTGCTTCAAATATTGTTGAGCTTGATTGTTGTGCAACTAGACTAAGAATTACAGTAAAAGATGCTCTTAAAGTTTCTGAAAAAATTCTAAAAAAAACCGGTTCTAAAGGAATAATTATTAAAGGCAACGGGGTTCAAGTGGTTTATGGACCGGGCGTTAGTGTTCTTAAAAATGAAATAGAAGAGTTATTGGATGATTGA
- a CDS encoding putative N-acetylmannosamine-6-phosphate 2-epimerase — protein sequence MGGLIIIARIKRGLIVSCQALENEPLHSSFIMSKMALAAKIGGAVGIRANGVNDISQIKLEVDLPIIGIIKKSYNNCDVFITPTMKEIDELCNEGVDIIALDATFRNRPDGILLYDFFENIKKKYPKQCLMADISSLEEAVNADKLGFDFIGTTLYGYTQSTNGLDIADNDFHFLKTLINSNLKSTLIVEGKIDTPLKVQKCFEMGVDLVVVGGAITRPVEITKKFVEKINQVKRQF from the coding sequence ATAGGAGGTTTAATTATTATTGCAAGAATCAAAAGAGGGTTAATAGTATCTTGTCAAGCTCTTGAGAATGAACCTTTACATAGTAGTTTTATCATGTCTAAGATGGCTTTAGCAGCTAAAATAGGTGGAGCTGTTGGAATAAGAGCTAATGGGGTTAATGATATTAGCCAGATTAAGTTGGAAGTTGATTTGCCAATAATAGGTATTATTAAAAAAAGTTATAATAACTGCGATGTGTTTATTACTCCCACCATGAAAGAGATTGACGAGCTTTGTAATGAAGGAGTAGATATAATTGCCCTTGATGCCACTTTTAGGAATAGACCCGATGGTATATTGCTTTATGATTTTTTTGAAAATATTAAAAAAAAATATCCAAAGCAGTGCTTAATGGCAGATATTTCTTCTTTAGAGGAAGCTGTTAATGCTGATAAATTGGGGTTTGATTTTATTGGAACAACTTTGTATGGCTATACACAAAGTACTAATGGTTTAGATATTGCAGACAATGATTTTCATTTTTTAAAAACCTTGATTAATTCTAATTTGAAATCCACTTTAATAGTGGAAGGAAAAATAGACACCCCTTTAAAGGTTCAAAAATGTTTTGAAATGGGGGTTGATTTAGTAGTTGTGGGGGGAGCTATTACAAGGCCCGTTGAGATTACTAAAAAATTTGTAGAGAAAATAAATCAGGTTAAAAGACAATTTTAA
- the ylqF gene encoding ribosome biogenesis GTPase YlqF — translation MINKINWFPGHMKRALDLIKNNLQKTNIVLEILDARAPFSSKNPLAEKIIKNQTKIILLHKSDIAQINEIIKWKKYFENLGNTVIISNIYKKGMRKQIIDNIKKLAIVKKIKNYKEKIKVLIIGVPNVGKSSIINLLSGKKSAKVANKPGYTKNIQIVKISEEINLFDMPGILWHNIVDQSIAKKLAILDMIKNEIVDNIDLALYLLEIMDQNNKNILLKKYEIYHKNSLDILQNFAKARKLIHKKNELNLGEASKILIKEFREGKFGKIILDKNYNAF, via the coding sequence ATGATAAATAAAATTAACTGGTTTCCTGGCCACATGAAAAGAGCCTTAGATTTGATAAAAAACAATTTACAAAAAACCAATATTGTGCTAGAAATACTTGACGCTAGAGCTCCATTTAGTAGCAAAAATCCCTTAGCTGAAAAAATTATTAAAAATCAAACCAAAATAATTCTTTTACATAAATCTGATATTGCTCAAATAAATGAAATTATAAAATGGAAAAAATATTTTGAAAATCTCGGCAATACTGTAATAATAAGCAATATTTATAAAAAAGGAATGCGCAAACAAATAATAGACAATATTAAAAAATTAGCCATTGTTAAAAAGATAAAAAACTATAAAGAAAAAATAAAGGTTTTAATTATTGGAGTCCCAAATGTTGGAAAATCTTCAATAATAAATCTATTATCCGGTAAAAAGAGCGCAAAAGTTGCAAATAAACCTGGATATACTAAAAATATACAAATAGTAAAAATAAGTGAAGAAATCAATCTTTTTGATATGCCAGGAATTTTATGGCATAATATAGTAGACCAATCAATTGCTAAAAAACTTGCAATATTAGATATGATCAAAAATGAAATAGTAGACAATATAGATCTTGCATTATATTTACTTGAAATAATGGATCAAAATAATAAAAATATTTTACTAAAAAAATATGAGATATATCACAAAAATTCACTTGATATTCTACAAAACTTTGCAAAAGCAAGAAAATTGATCCATAAAAAAAATGAGCTTAACCTCGGGGAAGCATCAAAAATATTAATTAAAGAATTCAGAGAAGGTAAATTTGGGAAAATAATTCTCGACAAAAATTATAATGCCTTTTAA